A window of Tautonia plasticadhaerens contains these coding sequences:
- a CDS encoding LamG-like jellyroll fold domain-containing protein — protein MHHVFAIALVVFSVASGGSARGELSAGAAVVDVTPEQLPVLVNGGMLGREADTVKTPLSARSLVLDDGEDRLAIVVVDSCMMPRALLDEAKAAAAAQTGIPADRILISATHTHSAPSSMACLGTEADPSYVPFLRRKLVEAIAGAAGNLEPARVGWGVVDAGEYTALRRWIRRPDRLADDPFGNPTLRANMHAASNWDDVTGESGPEDPDLSLIALQSADGRPLAVLANFSMHYFGDQSLSADYFGLFCEGLKSRLAGESEAEGEGPPFVGIMSHGCSGDIYRVDYAKPPGSRGEDLTIQSYADALVDRAVGAYESIEFRADADLEMAEARVPLRYRVPDAQRLDWARRVVEAMGDRPPKDTTEVYAREQLILHEWQSTEVVVQAIKIGELAIATTPTETYALTGLKIKLQSPLEKTMVIELANGGDGYIPPPEQHLLGGYNTWAARSAGLEVQAEPKIVEAALGLLEDVSGCDRAEYRQPVGPASEAIRSLRPAAYWRLDEFSGPRAIDHVNDHDAFYEPGVAFFLEGPRPDAFSPGGRPNRSAHLAGGRIDARIPGLGDRYSVSLWCWNGMPEGARDVSGWLFARGHDRDRDGGNDRLGVGGTGEAQGRLIFSPGGPAGGDRPLVGRTAIERWTWHHVVLVRDGDSVRIHLDGDPEPEIEAPAVAGSAPRLDQIFLGGRCDGDSTWEGRLDEIAVFDRVLTVEEIERLSPR, from the coding sequence ATGCATCATGTTTTCGCGATTGCGCTTGTTGTATTTTCCGTGGCGTCGGGCGGGTCGGCGCGCGGGGAGCTCTCGGCCGGGGCCGCGGTGGTCGACGTGACGCCGGAGCAATTGCCCGTGCTGGTGAACGGGGGGATGCTCGGCCGGGAGGCGGACACGGTCAAGACGCCGCTCAGCGCCCGGTCCCTGGTCCTGGACGACGGCGAGGACCGGCTCGCGATCGTCGTCGTCGACAGTTGCATGATGCCCCGGGCACTGCTCGACGAGGCGAAGGCCGCCGCCGCCGCCCAAACCGGCATCCCGGCCGATCGGATCCTGATCTCGGCCACGCACACCCACAGCGCCCCGTCGAGCATGGCCTGCCTCGGCACCGAGGCCGACCCGTCCTACGTACCGTTCCTGCGCCGGAAGCTCGTCGAGGCCATCGCCGGGGCGGCGGGGAACCTGGAGCCGGCCAGGGTCGGCTGGGGGGTCGTCGATGCGGGCGAGTACACGGCGCTCCGCCGCTGGATCCGGAGGCCCGACCGCCTGGCCGACGACCCCTTCGGCAACCCGACCCTCAGGGCCAACATGCACGCCGCCAGCAACTGGGATGACGTGACCGGCGAGTCCGGCCCCGAGGACCCGGACCTCTCCCTGATCGCCCTGCAATCGGCCGACGGCCGGCCGCTGGCCGTCCTGGCGAACTTCTCGATGCACTACTTCGGCGACCAGTCCCTCAGCGCCGATTACTTCGGCCTCTTCTGCGAGGGCCTGAAATCCAGGCTGGCCGGCGAGTCCGAGGCCGAGGGCGAGGGCCCGCCCTTCGTCGGCATCATGTCCCACGGTTGCAGCGGGGACATCTACCGGGTCGACTACGCGAAGCCGCCGGGGTCGCGGGGTGAAGACCTGACGATCCAGTCGTATGCCGATGCGCTCGTCGATCGCGCCGTCGGCGCCTACGAGTCGATCGAGTTCCGGGCCGACGCCGACCTGGAGATGGCCGAGGCGAGGGTCCCTCTCCGCTACCGCGTGCCGGACGCGCAGCGGCTGGACTGGGCCCGTCGGGTCGTCGAGGCGATGGGCGATCGCCCACCGAAGGACACCACGGAGGTCTACGCCCGGGAGCAGCTCATCCTGCACGAGTGGCAGTCGACCGAGGTCGTCGTCCAGGCGATCAAGATCGGCGAGCTCGCCATCGCGACCACGCCGACGGAGACCTACGCCCTGACCGGGCTGAAGATCAAGCTCCAGAGCCCCCTGGAGAAGACCATGGTGATTGAGCTGGCCAACGGCGGGGACGGCTACATCCCGCCCCCGGAGCAGCACCTGCTGGGCGGCTACAACACCTGGGCCGCGCGGTCGGCCGGGCTGGAGGTCCAGGCCGAGCCGAAGATCGTCGAGGCGGCCCTGGGCCTGCTGGAGGACGTCTCGGGGTGCGATCGGGCCGAGTACCGCCAGCCGGTCGGCCCGGCGTCGGAGGCGATCCGTTCCCTCCGCCCCGCCGCGTACTGGAGGCTCGATGAGTTCTCCGGCCCGAGGGCGATCGATCATGTGAACGATCATGACGCCTTCTATGAGCCGGGCGTCGCCTTCTTCCTGGAAGGGCCCCGGCCCGACGCGTTCAGCCCGGGGGGTCGGCCGAACCGCTCGGCCCACCTCGCGGGGGGGAGGATCGACGCCCGCATCCCGGGGCTCGGCGACCGCTACTCGGTCTCGCTCTGGTGCTGGAACGGCATGCCCGAGGGCGCCCGGGACGTCTCCGGTTGGCTCTTCGCCCGGGGCCACGACCGGGACCGGGACGGCGGGAACGACCGGCTGGGGGTGGGGGGGACCGGCGAGGCCCAGGGCCGGTTGATCTTCAGTCCCGGCGGCCCCGCAGGGGGGGATCGGCCCCTCGTCGGCCGCACGGCGATCGAGCGATGGACGTGGCATCACGTGGTCCTCGTCCGGGACGGCGATTCGGTCCGCATCCACCTCGACGGCGACCCCGAGCCGGAGATCGAGGCCCCGGCCGTCGCGGGATCCGCCCCGCGACTCGACCAGATCTTCCTCGGCGGCCGGTGCGACGGCGATTCGACCTGGGAGGGCCGGCTCGACGAGATCGCGGTCTTCGACCGGGTGCTCACGGTCGAGGAGATCGAGCGGCTCTCACCTCGTTGA
- the msrB gene encoding peptide-methionine (R)-S-oxide reductase MsrB yields the protein MDDKIEKTDAEWRGELTPEQYRILRQKGTERAFTGIYWDTKAPGVYRCAGCGQELFTSDSKFDSGCGWPSFDRPLSESGVEEHEDASLGMLRTEVTCSRCGGHLGHVFPDGPPTTGLRYCINSASLRLDERPPG from the coding sequence ATGGACGACAAGATCGAGAAGACCGACGCCGAATGGCGCGGCGAGTTGACCCCCGAACAGTACCGGATCCTCCGCCAGAAGGGGACCGAGCGGGCCTTCACGGGCATCTACTGGGACACCAAGGCCCCCGGCGTCTACCGATGCGCCGGCTGCGGCCAGGAGCTGTTCACGTCCGACTCGAAGTTCGACTCCGGATGCGGCTGGCCGAGCTTCGACCGCCCCTTGTCCGAGTCGGGCGTCGAGGAGCACGAGGACGCCAGCCTGGGCATGCTCCGCACCGAGGTCACCTGCTCCCGGTGCGGCGGCCACCTCGGCCACGTCTTCCCCGACGGCCCGCCGACGACCGGCCTGCGCTATTGCATCAACTCGGCCTCGCTCCGGCTCGACGAACGACCCCCCGGCTGA
- a CDS encoding TIGR04222 domain-containing membrane protein translates to MNTAQSTLWGRIAAFELDEPGAPLTFTRRLARENGWGEAYARRAVEEYRRFLFLAMASGHPVTPSDQVDQAWHLHLTYTRSYWDDLCGGVLGRPLHHGPTRGGAEESAKFHDWYGRTLDSYRRFFGEEPPADFWPPAADRFGRDLHFARVNLRDHWLLPRPSTLLRGLVGRLSAVREAVGARPGPVAAVAAIALMLAGCVAPGLPMGGMGGLGLADRSGSEFLNLFVPLTVATIVCSWLLRRWAASGEGGPSDPEFALATDASKGKAKLDPYGLILLARGPDRTPPVQAAVARLVETGVLSYDEERKQLITTWSDRDRTLHPVEQAALGAVKRRASWTTWKLVQAASRSPEVGSVEDRLRDQGLLQSASEAFRIRVLPVLPLVVVLVLGLWRIGLGIERGRPVGFLVLLCGLLFVATIVHLVARPWRTRKGDALVRSMDHLRERIVKDPPSPASPEFPLAFALMGMAALPKEGTLGVLGAEIIPPPSSGGSGCGGDGGGGGGCGGGGCGGCGGGCGG, encoded by the coding sequence ATGAATACGGCACAATCCACGCTCTGGGGCCGGATCGCCGCCTTCGAACTCGACGAACCCGGGGCCCCGCTGACCTTCACCCGTCGCCTCGCCCGGGAGAACGGCTGGGGTGAGGCGTACGCCCGTCGGGCGGTCGAGGAGTACCGCCGGTTCCTGTTCCTGGCGATGGCCTCGGGTCACCCGGTCACCCCGTCGGACCAGGTCGACCAGGCCTGGCACCTGCACCTGACCTACACCCGGAGCTACTGGGACGACCTCTGCGGCGGCGTGCTCGGCCGCCCGCTGCACCACGGGCCGACCCGGGGAGGGGCCGAGGAGTCGGCCAAGTTCCACGACTGGTACGGCCGGACCCTCGACTCCTACCGCCGGTTCTTCGGCGAGGAGCCCCCGGCCGACTTCTGGCCCCCGGCCGCCGACCGCTTCGGCCGGGACCTCCACTTCGCCCGGGTCAACCTGAGGGACCACTGGCTGCTGCCCCGGCCGTCGACGCTCCTCCGGGGGCTGGTCGGCCGACTGTCGGCCGTTCGGGAGGCGGTCGGGGCGAGGCCGGGGCCCGTCGCGGCCGTCGCCGCGATCGCCTTGATGCTGGCCGGCTGCGTGGCACCGGGGCTGCCGATGGGGGGGATGGGTGGCTTGGGGCTGGCGGACCGATCGGGTAGCGAATTCCTCAATCTCTTCGTCCCCCTCACCGTCGCCACGATCGTCTGCTCCTGGCTGCTCCGGCGGTGGGCCGCCTCCGGGGAGGGTGGGCCCTCGGATCCGGAGTTCGCCCTGGCGACCGACGCGTCGAAGGGCAAGGCGAAGCTCGACCCGTATGGCCTCATCCTCCTGGCCCGAGGCCCCGACCGGACGCCCCCGGTCCAGGCCGCCGTCGCCCGGCTGGTGGAGACCGGGGTCCTCTCCTACGACGAGGAACGGAAACAACTGATCACAACCTGGTCCGACCGGGATCGGACGCTCCACCCGGTCGAGCAGGCCGCCCTGGGCGCGGTGAAGCGACGCGCCTCCTGGACGACCTGGAAGCTCGTCCAGGCCGCGAGCCGGTCGCCCGAGGTGGGGTCGGTCGAGGACCGGCTCCGGGACCAGGGCCTGCTCCAGTCGGCCTCCGAGGCCTTCCGGATCCGGGTCTTGCCGGTCCTGCCCCTAGTGGTCGTGCTCGTACTGGGGCTCTGGCGGATCGGCCTCGGGATCGAACGGGGTCGGCCGGTGGGCTTCCTGGTCCTCCTCTGCGGACTGCTCTTCGTTGCGACGATCGTCCACCTCGTCGCCCGGCCGTGGCGGACCCGTAAGGGAGACGCCCTGGTCCGGTCGATGGACCACCTGCGGGAACGGATCGTGAAGGATCCGCCCTCGCCGGCCTCCCCCGAGTTCCCCCTGGCCTTCGCCCTCATGGGAATGGCCGCCCTGCCGAAGGAGGGCACGCTCGGCGTGCTCGGGGCGGAGATCATCCCCCCGCCCTCGTCCGGCGGCAGCGGCTGCGGCGGCGATGGCGGGGGCGGAGGCGGCTGCGGGGGAGGCGGCTGCGGCGGCTGCGGCGGTGGCTGCGGCGGGTGA